Proteins encoded in a region of the Ralstonia pseudosolanacearum genome:
- a CDS encoding pyridoxal phosphate-dependent aminotransferase, which produces MTTASAARPAPSADTLAPIAAPPSRLPKVGTTIFTVMSALAAEKQAVNLGQGFPDFDCDPRIVDAVSDAMRAGFNQYPPMTGVPALRQAIAAKIATLYGHAYDAEREITVTAGATQALLTAVLCCVHPGDEVIVFEPTYDSYLPSIELAGGKAVPITLEAPDYRIPFDKLAAAITPRTRLIMLNTPHNPTGTVWHADDMRKLAEIVAPTDVLLLADEVYEHMVYDGVPHASVSRIPELARRAFVVSSFGKTYHVTGWKVGYVAAPAALSAEFRKVHQFNVFTVNTPVQHGLAAYMADPRPYLELPAFYQHKRDLFRAGLERTRFKLLPCQGTYFQCVDYSALSDLPEAAFAQWLTSEIGVAAIPVSAFYSQPHESGVVRFCFAKKDETLRLALERLSRL; this is translated from the coding sequence ATGACCACCGCTTCCGCTGCCCGCCCCGCCCCGTCCGCTGACACGCTCGCGCCCATCGCCGCGCCGCCGTCGCGGCTGCCGAAGGTCGGGACCACCATCTTCACCGTGATGTCGGCGCTGGCCGCGGAGAAGCAGGCCGTCAACCTGGGCCAGGGCTTTCCGGATTTCGATTGCGACCCGCGCATCGTCGACGCCGTGTCGGACGCCATGCGCGCCGGCTTCAACCAGTACCCGCCGATGACCGGCGTGCCGGCGCTGCGCCAGGCGATCGCCGCCAAGATCGCCACGCTGTACGGCCACGCCTACGACGCCGAGCGCGAGATCACCGTCACCGCGGGCGCCACGCAGGCGCTGCTGACGGCGGTGCTGTGCTGCGTGCATCCGGGCGACGAGGTGATCGTCTTCGAGCCGACCTACGACAGCTACCTGCCGTCGATCGAGCTGGCCGGCGGCAAGGCGGTGCCGATCACGCTGGAGGCGCCCGACTACCGCATTCCGTTCGACAAGCTGGCCGCCGCCATCACGCCGCGCACGCGGCTGATCATGCTCAACACGCCGCACAACCCGACCGGCACGGTCTGGCATGCGGACGACATGCGCAAGCTGGCCGAGATCGTCGCGCCGACCGATGTGCTGCTGCTCGCCGACGAGGTCTACGAGCACATGGTCTACGACGGCGTGCCGCATGCGTCGGTGTCGCGCATCCCGGAGCTGGCGCGGCGTGCCTTCGTGGTGTCGAGCTTCGGCAAGACATATCACGTGACGGGCTGGAAGGTCGGCTACGTGGCCGCGCCCGCCGCGCTGTCGGCGGAATTCCGCAAGGTGCACCAGTTCAACGTGTTCACCGTCAACACGCCGGTGCAGCACGGGCTGGCCGCCTACATGGCCGACCCGCGCCCGTACCTGGAGCTGCCCGCGTTCTACCAGCACAAGCGCGACCTGTTCCGCGCGGGGCTGGAACGCACCCGCTTCAAGCTGCTACCGTGCCAGGGCACCTACTTCCAGTGCGTGGACTACAGCGCCCTCTCCGACCTGCCCGAGGCCGCGTTCGCCCAATGGCTCACCAGCGAGATCGGCGTGGCGGCGATCCCGGTGTCGGCGTTCTATTCGCAGCCGCACGAATCGGGCGTGGTGCGGTTCTGCTTCGCCAAGAAGGACGAGACGCTCCGGCTCGCGCTGGAGCGCCTGTCGAGGCTGTAA
- a CDS encoding oxepin-CoA hydrolase, alternative type, translating into MTAQLLSRRTGSTLVLTLSNPDARNALDPVMYTASMEALNLAAKDKEIRSVIFTGADGAFCAGGNLNRLLENRGKPKHVQEEGIDALNHWIETIRTFPKPVIAAVEGPAAGAGFSLVLACDFVVAAADAKFVMAYVNVALTPDGGGSWHIARFLPRPLASEIIMLGKPVSAERLAHFGLVNEVARPGAALDRALLLAEQLAAQSPHAVGRIKGLIAHAEEASLHAHLQAEQHSFVEALHHADGNEGISAFLHKRKPQYR; encoded by the coding sequence ATGACCGCGCAACTGCTCTCCCGACGCACCGGCTCCACGCTGGTGCTGACGCTCTCCAACCCCGACGCGCGCAACGCGCTGGACCCGGTGATGTACACCGCGTCGATGGAGGCCCTCAACCTCGCCGCCAAGGACAAGGAGATCCGCAGCGTGATCTTCACCGGCGCGGACGGCGCCTTCTGCGCCGGCGGCAACCTCAACCGCCTGCTGGAGAACCGCGGCAAACCCAAGCACGTGCAGGAAGAAGGCATCGATGCGCTCAACCACTGGATCGAGACCATCCGCACCTTCCCCAAGCCGGTGATCGCGGCGGTGGAGGGCCCGGCGGCGGGCGCGGGCTTCTCGCTGGTGCTGGCGTGCGATTTCGTGGTGGCCGCCGCGGATGCCAAGTTCGTGATGGCCTACGTGAACGTGGCGCTGACGCCGGACGGCGGCGGCTCGTGGCATATCGCCCGCTTCCTGCCGCGCCCGCTGGCCAGCGAGATCATCATGCTGGGCAAGCCTGTCAGCGCGGAGCGGCTCGCGCATTTCGGGCTGGTCAACGAGGTGGCCCGGCCCGGCGCAGCCCTGGACCGCGCGCTGCTGCTGGCCGAGCAACTGGCCGCGCAGTCGCCGCACGCGGTCGGCCGCATCAAGGGGCTGATCGCGCATGCGGAGGAGGCCTCGCTGCACGCGCACCTGCAGGCCGAGCAGCACAGCTTTGTCGAAGCGCTGCACCACGCCGACGGCAACGAAGGCATCTCGGCCTTCCTGCACAAGCGCAAACCCCAATACCGCTGA
- a CDS encoding methyltransferase family protein, producing MAPSPKLAAITVVSVLAFLGLAVLGWGGLAAFLTHPARMALVAVTAVLTAAALFSEGNLSAGEREDRANRWVLPVFGVIGVLSAWLPAYTDRRDLWSLDGDTVRWLGIVLYAAGGTLRLWPVFVLGKRFSGLVAIQPGHQLVTDGVYGVVRNPSYLGLLANTLGWVLAFRSLAGVVLTLLLIPPLVARIRAEEALLRDQFGDAYDVYCARTWRLIPGVY from the coding sequence ATGGCACCCTCCCCCAAGCTCGCGGCCATCACGGTCGTCTCCGTACTGGCGTTTCTCGGCCTGGCCGTGCTGGGCTGGGGCGGCCTGGCGGCCTTTCTCACCCACCCGGCGCGCATGGCGCTGGTGGCGGTCACCGCCGTGCTGACGGCGGCGGCACTGTTCTCCGAAGGCAACCTCAGCGCCGGCGAGCGCGAAGACCGCGCCAACCGCTGGGTGCTGCCGGTCTTTGGCGTGATCGGCGTGCTCAGTGCCTGGTTGCCCGCCTACACCGACCGGCGCGACCTCTGGAGCCTCGACGGCGATACGGTGCGCTGGCTGGGCATCGTGCTGTACGCGGCGGGCGGCACGCTGCGGCTGTGGCCGGTGTTCGTACTGGGCAAGCGGTTCAGCGGCCTGGTGGCGATCCAGCCGGGGCATCAGTTGGTGACGGACGGCGTGTACGGCGTGGTGCGCAATCCGAGCTACCTGGGCTTGCTGGCCAACACGCTCGGCTGGGTGCTGGCGTTCCGCTCGCTGGCGGGCGTGGTGCTCACGCTGCTGCTGATTCCGCCGCTGGTCGCCCGCATCCGCGCGGAGGAAGCGCTGCTGCGCGACCAGTTTGGCGATGCGTACGATGTCTACTGCGCGCGAACGTGGCGGCTGATCCCCGGGGTGTACTGA
- a CDS encoding PaaI family thioesterase, whose amino-acid sequence MLRASVFAVVPAMTSAANPTMPTVPAGFEQLVKPSPFLTLLGPVYARGIGPSRVMGFHVGHHHLNRRGILHGGVVASLADAALGYCLADPANGDGRDGVLAMSTASLTVDFIASAGEGDWIEITPQGLRTGSKLAFAQALFHRGDRLVARASAVFAVLGGRVAGPV is encoded by the coding sequence ATGCTGCGGGCATCCGTGTTTGCCGTCGTGCCCGCCATGACCTCCGCCGCCAACCCGACCATGCCGACCGTGCCCGCCGGCTTCGAGCAACTGGTCAAGCCCAGCCCCTTCCTGACGCTGCTGGGGCCGGTGTATGCGCGCGGCATCGGCCCGTCGAGGGTGATGGGCTTTCACGTGGGCCATCATCACCTGAACCGGCGCGGCATCCTGCATGGCGGCGTGGTCGCCTCGCTGGCCGATGCGGCGCTCGGCTACTGCCTGGCCGACCCCGCCAACGGCGACGGCAGAGACGGCGTGCTCGCCATGTCGACGGCGAGCCTGACGGTCGACTTCATCGCCTCGGCGGGCGAAGGCGACTGGATCGAGATCACCCCGCAGGGCCTGCGCACCGGCAGCAAGCTGGCCTTCGCGCAGGCCCTGTTCCATCGCGGCGACCGGCTGGTCGCGCGCGCCAGCGCGGTGTTTGCCGTGCTCGGCGGGCGCGTGGCAGGCCCGGTTTGA
- a CDS encoding acyl-CoA dehydrogenase family protein → MHFDYSPKVKEMQARLLDFFDRHIYPNEHRFHEEVEANRRAGNAWISTRVIEELKPLARQAGLWNLFLPRSPRAPEGLSNLEYAPLCEIMGRVPWAPEVFNCSAPDTGNMETLERYASETLKDRWLEPLLRGEIRSAFLMTEPAVASSDATNIECRIERQGDDYVINGRKWWSSGAGDPRCAVYIVMGKTNPDAGRHEQQSMIVVPADAPGITVLRPLSVFGYDDAPHGHMEVDLMNVRVPATNILLGEGRGFEIAQGRLGPGRIHHCMRSIGVAERALELMCKRLSSRIAFGKPIAQHSVWHERVAEARCMIEQARLLTLKAAYMMDTVGNKVARAEIAMIKVVAPNVACQVIDWAIQAHGGGGVSGDFPLASAYAHQRTLRLADGPDEVHRAAIAKLELAKHLHRLADVVDMPIARGA, encoded by the coding sequence ATGCATTTCGACTACTCGCCCAAGGTCAAGGAGATGCAGGCCCGCCTGCTCGACTTCTTCGACCGGCACATCTATCCGAACGAGCACCGCTTCCACGAAGAAGTCGAAGCCAACCGCCGCGCCGGCAACGCCTGGATCTCGACCCGGGTGATCGAGGAACTCAAGCCGCTGGCGCGCCAGGCCGGGCTGTGGAACCTGTTCCTGCCGCGCTCGCCGCGCGCCCCGGAGGGCCTGTCGAACCTCGAATACGCGCCGCTGTGCGAGATCATGGGCCGCGTGCCCTGGGCGCCCGAGGTGTTCAACTGCTCCGCGCCGGACACCGGCAACATGGAGACGCTGGAGCGCTACGCCTCCGAGACGCTGAAAGACCGCTGGCTCGAGCCGCTGCTGCGCGGCGAGATCCGCTCGGCCTTCCTGATGACCGAGCCGGCCGTGGCCTCGTCGGATGCCACCAACATCGAGTGCCGCATCGAGCGCCAGGGCGACGACTACGTCATCAACGGACGCAAGTGGTGGTCGTCCGGGGCCGGCGATCCGCGCTGCGCGGTCTACATCGTGATGGGCAAGACCAACCCGGACGCGGGCCGCCACGAGCAGCAGTCGATGATCGTGGTGCCGGCCGACGCGCCGGGCATCACCGTCCTGCGCCCGCTGTCGGTGTTCGGCTACGACGACGCGCCGCACGGCCACATGGAAGTCGATCTGATGAACGTGCGCGTGCCGGCCACCAACATCCTGTTGGGCGAGGGACGCGGCTTCGAGATCGCGCAGGGCCGCCTGGGCCCGGGCCGCATCCACCACTGCATGCGCAGCATCGGCGTGGCCGAGCGCGCGCTGGAGCTGATGTGCAAGCGCCTGTCGAGCCGCATCGCCTTCGGCAAACCGATCGCGCAGCACAGCGTCTGGCACGAGCGCGTCGCCGAGGCGCGCTGCATGATCGAGCAGGCGCGCCTGCTCACGCTCAAGGCCGCGTACATGATGGACACCGTCGGCAACAAGGTCGCCCGCGCCGAGATCGCGATGATCAAGGTGGTGGCGCCGAATGTCGCCTGCCAGGTCATCGACTGGGCCATCCAGGCGCACGGCGGCGGCGGCGTGTCGGGCGACTTCCCGCTCGCCTCGGCCTATGCGCACCAGCGCACGCTGCGCCTGGCCGACGGCCCGGACGAGGTGCACCGCGCGGCCATCGCCAAGCTGGAGCTGGCCAAACACCTGCACCGGCTGGCGGACGTGGTCGACATGCCGATCGCGCGCGGCGCCTGA
- a CDS encoding phosphotransferase, with the protein MMQQDFSDFEGTRPVAEQQRFDIGALEAWMRAHVEGFAGPLSVEQFKGGQSNPTFKLITPSRTYVMRAKPGPKAKLLPSAHAIEREYRVMDALAGTDVPVAKMFALCEDESVIGRAFYLMEFVQGRVLWDQALPGMTRDERGAIYDEMNRVIAALHSVDHAAIGLADFGKPGNYFARQIERWSRQYKLSETESIPAMDSLIDWLPEHVPHEADEVTRIVHGDYRLDNLIFHPSEPRVLAILDWELSTLGHPLADFSYHCMSWHIAPGQFRGIAGLDHATLGIPTEAEYIRRYEARTGRRITGDWNFYLAYNMFRIAGILQGIMKRVVDGTASSAQALEAGRRARPMAELGWQYARQAG; encoded by the coding sequence ATGATGCAGCAGGATTTCTCGGACTTCGAAGGCACCCGCCCGGTGGCGGAACAGCAGCGGTTCGACATCGGCGCGCTGGAGGCCTGGATGCGCGCTCACGTGGAGGGCTTCGCCGGGCCGCTGTCGGTCGAGCAGTTCAAGGGCGGCCAGTCCAACCCCACCTTCAAGCTCATCACGCCGTCGCGCACCTACGTGATGCGCGCCAAGCCGGGGCCCAAGGCCAAGCTGCTGCCGTCGGCGCATGCCATCGAGCGCGAATACCGCGTGATGGACGCCCTGGCCGGGACCGACGTGCCGGTCGCGAAGATGTTCGCGCTGTGCGAGGACGAGTCCGTCATCGGCCGCGCCTTCTACCTCATGGAGTTCGTGCAGGGCCGCGTGCTGTGGGACCAGGCCCTGCCCGGCATGACGCGCGACGAGCGCGGCGCCATCTACGACGAGATGAACCGCGTGATCGCCGCGCTGCACAGCGTGGACCACGCCGCCATCGGCCTGGCCGATTTCGGCAAGCCGGGCAACTACTTCGCGCGCCAGATCGAGCGCTGGAGCCGGCAGTACAAGCTGTCGGAGACCGAGTCGATCCCGGCCATGGACAGCCTGATCGACTGGCTGCCCGAGCACGTGCCGCACGAGGCCGACGAAGTGACCCGCATCGTGCACGGCGACTACCGGCTCGACAATCTGATCTTCCACCCGAGCGAGCCGCGCGTGCTGGCCATCCTCGACTGGGAGCTGTCGACGCTGGGCCATCCGCTGGCCGACTTCAGCTACCACTGCATGAGCTGGCACATCGCGCCGGGACAGTTCCGCGGCATCGCGGGGCTGGACCATGCGACGCTGGGCATTCCCACCGAGGCCGAGTACATCCGCCGCTACGAAGCGCGCACCGGCCGCCGCATCACCGGCGACTGGAACTTCTACCTCGCCTACAACATGTTCCGCATCGCCGGCATCCTGCAGGGGATCATGAAGCGCGTGGTGGACGGCACCGCGTCGTCCGCGCAGGCGCTGGAGGCCGGCCGCCGCGCCCGTCCGATGGCCGAGCTGGGCTGGCAGTACGCCCGGCAGGCCGGCTGA
- a CDS encoding histidine phosphatase family protein encodes MVPFPAPKRRRIYLMRHGAVTYFDETGRPILPETVPLNEDGRRQAAAAGQTFAAEHIVFDRVIVSGLPRTVETAQRVLAEMPAMQAHDLALEPWPDLQEIRGGKLAEIPEHEVAQAFMGAFEGRVPEDQRFLNGERIGDFLDRVLPAIARLRALPDWDTVLMVLHGGTNRAILSHAVTGGERVFFGNLAQTPGCINVLDVGEAPGDWVLRMANFSPPSPAHLGSRLTTMEVLLQQYLRYRQPSA; translated from the coding sequence ATGGTCCCGTTTCCCGCCCCCAAGCGCCGCCGCATCTACCTGATGCGCCACGGCGCGGTCACGTACTTCGACGAGACCGGCCGCCCCATCCTGCCCGAGACCGTGCCGCTCAACGAAGACGGCCGCAGGCAGGCCGCCGCGGCCGGGCAGACCTTCGCGGCCGAGCACATCGTCTTCGACCGCGTGATCGTCAGCGGCCTGCCGCGCACGGTGGAGACCGCGCAGCGCGTGCTGGCCGAGATGCCGGCCATGCAGGCGCACGACCTGGCGCTGGAGCCCTGGCCCGACCTGCAGGAAATCCGCGGCGGCAAGCTGGCCGAGATTCCCGAGCACGAGGTCGCCCAGGCCTTCATGGGCGCATTCGAGGGCCGGGTGCCGGAGGACCAGCGCTTCCTGAACGGCGAGCGCATCGGCGACTTCCTCGACCGCGTGCTCCCGGCCATCGCCCGGCTGCGCGCCCTGCCCGACTGGGACACCGTGCTGATGGTGCTGCACGGCGGCACCAACCGCGCGATCCTGTCGCATGCCGTCACCGGCGGCGAGCGGGTGTTCTTCGGCAACCTCGCGCAGACCCCGGGCTGCATCAACGTGCTCGATGTGGGCGAGGCGCCGGGCGACTGGGTGCTGCGCATGGCCAACTTCTCGCCGCCCTCGCCGGCCCATCTCGGCTCGCGCCTGACGACGATGGAAGTACTGCTGCAGCAGTACCTGCGCTACCGCCAGCCATCGGCCTGA
- a CDS encoding glutathione S-transferase — MLKLYGFAASNYYNKVKLALMEKGIPFEEALRWPDQTDGDLSPLHKVPYMVGEDGGMCESQVIVDYLEARYPQPPLMPADPFQAAKVRELITFLELHLELVARQLYVEAFFGGKVSDKFKARVREQLQKNIPATARLLKFAPYVAGDTFTIADCAAIVHFPLISSATKIIYGEDLLAPIEGIKPYLARMGELPNVQRVNAERKVNTEQMLAYYAGKRQ; from the coding sequence ATGCTGAAGCTGTACGGCTTTGCCGCAAGCAACTACTACAACAAGGTCAAGCTGGCGCTGATGGAGAAGGGCATTCCCTTCGAGGAAGCGCTGCGCTGGCCCGACCAGACCGACGGCGACCTCTCGCCGCTGCACAAGGTGCCTTACATGGTGGGCGAAGACGGGGGGATGTGCGAATCGCAGGTCATCGTCGATTACCTCGAGGCGCGCTATCCGCAGCCGCCGCTGATGCCGGCCGACCCGTTCCAGGCGGCCAAGGTGCGCGAGCTCATCACCTTCCTGGAGCTGCACCTGGAGCTGGTGGCGCGCCAGCTGTATGTGGAGGCGTTCTTCGGCGGCAAGGTCAGCGATAAGTTCAAAGCCCGGGTGCGCGAGCAGTTGCAGAAGAACATTCCCGCGACGGCCCGGCTGCTGAAGTTCGCACCCTATGTGGCGGGCGACACCTTCACGATCGCGGATTGCGCCGCCATCGTGCACTTCCCGCTGATCAGCTCGGCCACCAAGATCATCTACGGCGAAGACCTGCTCGCGCCCATCGAGGGCATCAAGCCGTACCTCGCCAGGATGGGCGAGCTGCCCAACGTGCAGCGCGTGAACGCCGAGCGCAAGGTGAACACCGAGCAGATGCTCGCGTACTACGCCGGCAAGCGTCAGTAA
- a CDS encoding VOC family protein yields the protein MTSDGAWTFDHVNFSVAGEPVILKFFADVLGWQPGHRPPFPLPGAWLYQGQDALVHLVATEGDAPELVFSHIAFRTTQDAADVLAKVRESGMPHRVQSHPERAAAQIFVQLPGAVVLELEARLSAPLDGARDAG from the coding sequence ATGACATCCGACGGCGCATGGACCTTCGATCACGTGAACTTCAGCGTGGCGGGCGAACCGGTCATCCTCAAGTTCTTCGCCGATGTGCTCGGCTGGCAGCCCGGTCACCGGCCGCCGTTCCCGCTTCCCGGCGCCTGGCTGTACCAGGGCCAGGATGCGCTGGTCCACCTGGTGGCGACCGAAGGGGATGCGCCCGAGCTGGTGTTCTCGCACATCGCCTTCCGGACCACGCAGGATGCGGCCGACGTGCTGGCCAAGGTGCGCGAGAGCGGCATGCCGCATCGCGTGCAGTCGCATCCGGAGCGCGCGGCCGCGCAGATCTTCGTGCAGCTGCCGGGCGCGGTGGTGCTGGAGCTGGAGGCGCGCCTGTCCGCGCCGCTGGACGGCGCGCGCGACGCCGGCTGA
- a CDS encoding 3-hydroxyacyl-CoA dehydrogenase codes for MNAIGIVGTGAMGRGIAQIAAQAGLRVRLFDASPQAVEAARAALADTFARLAAKGRLTADKADAALARLMPAAALAELADCDLVVEAIVENLEVKRELFRQLEAIVGPQTILASNTSSLSITAIAAACRRPERVAGFHFFNPVPLMKVVEVIAGLRSAPAACDALAALAGRMGHAAVRCIDMPGFIVNHAGRGMNTEGLRVVQEGVAAFADVDAVMREQAGFRMGPFELMDLTGLDVSHPVMESIYRQFYDEPRYRPSQITAVRLAGGLLGRKTGEGFYRYADGQKPVPPEVPAPAARPKSVWVSRAHAAGHAAAQRLLLDLGVTPEDGAWPSAEALIVVTPRGLDATAAAVAEGLDSRRTVALDTLYPFAATRRRTLMTTPATDPAYRDAAHGLFAADGVPVTVIRDSGGFVAQRIVACIVNIACDIAQQRIAKPADIDLAVTLGLGYPQGPLALGDTLGASAVLEVLQNLSTLYGDPRYRPSPWLLRRARLGLSLLTPDA; via the coding sequence ATGAATGCGATCGGGATCGTAGGTACCGGCGCCATGGGGCGCGGCATTGCGCAGATCGCGGCCCAGGCCGGCCTGCGCGTCAGGCTGTTCGATGCCAGCCCGCAGGCCGTGGAGGCGGCCCGCGCCGCGCTGGCCGATACGTTCGCCAGGCTGGCGGCCAAGGGCCGGCTCACCGCCGACAAGGCCGACGCCGCCCTCGCGCGCCTGATGCCGGCCGCCGCCCTCGCCGAGCTGGCCGACTGCGACCTCGTGGTCGAGGCCATCGTCGAGAACCTGGAGGTCAAACGCGAGCTGTTCCGCCAGCTCGAGGCCATCGTGGGGCCGCAGACGATCCTCGCCTCCAACACCTCGTCGCTGTCGATCACGGCGATTGCCGCGGCGTGCCGGCGGCCCGAGCGCGTGGCCGGCTTCCATTTCTTCAACCCGGTGCCGCTGATGAAGGTGGTCGAGGTGATCGCGGGTCTGCGCAGCGCCCCCGCCGCCTGCGATGCCCTGGCCGCCCTGGCCGGGCGCATGGGCCACGCCGCCGTGCGCTGCATCGACATGCCGGGCTTCATCGTCAACCACGCGGGGCGCGGCATGAACACCGAGGGCCTGCGCGTGGTGCAGGAAGGCGTGGCCGCCTTTGCCGACGTGGATGCGGTGATGCGCGAGCAGGCCGGCTTCCGCATGGGCCCGTTCGAGCTGATGGACCTGACCGGGCTGGATGTGTCGCACCCGGTGATGGAGTCGATCTACCGGCAGTTCTACGACGAGCCGCGCTACCGGCCGTCGCAGATCACCGCCGTGCGGCTGGCCGGCGGCCTGCTGGGCCGCAAGACCGGCGAAGGCTTCTACCGCTACGCAGACGGCCAGAAGCCGGTGCCGCCGGAAGTGCCCGCGCCCGCCGCGCGGCCGAAGTCGGTGTGGGTCAGCCGCGCGCACGCGGCCGGCCACGCCGCCGCGCAGCGCCTGCTGCTGGACCTGGGCGTCACGCCCGAGGACGGCGCCTGGCCCTCGGCCGAAGCGCTCATCGTGGTGACGCCGCGCGGGCTCGACGCCACGGCCGCCGCGGTGGCCGAAGGCCTGGACAGCCGCCGCACCGTCGCGCTCGATACGCTCTATCCGTTCGCCGCCACCCGGCGCCGCACGCTGATGACCACGCCCGCCACCGACCCCGCCTACCGCGACGCCGCGCACGGCCTGTTCGCCGCCGACGGCGTGCCGGTGACGGTGATCCGCGACTCGGGCGGCTTCGTGGCGCAGCGCATCGTCGCGTGCATCGTCAACATCGCGTGCGACATCGCGCAGCAGCGCATCGCCAAGCCGGCCGACATCGACCTGGCCGTCACGCTGGGCCTGGGCTACCCGCAGGGGCCGCTGGCGCTGGGCGACACGCTCGGCGCGAGCGCGGTGCTCGAGGTGCTGCAGAATCTTTCCACGCTATACGGCGACCCGCGTTATCGCCCGAGCCCATGGCTGCTGCGCCGCGCGCGCCTGGGCCTGTCGCTGCTGACGCCGGACGCCTGA
- a CDS encoding glutathione S-transferase N-terminal domain-containing protein has product MIDVYSWATPNGHKVHIMLEECGLPYRVHAVNIGAGDQFKPEFLKISPNNKIPAIVDQDGPDGKPISLFESGAILLYLAGKTGQFLPEDVRGKYEVLQWLMFQMGGVGPMLGQTHHFRIYAPEKIDYAINRYTNEAKRLYGVIDKRLSESKYLGGPDYSIADIATWPWLRSWQNQGIVLSDYPKLQRWFEAIEARPAVQRAVKVLAKERSPLQDDKEREVLFGATQYQRR; this is encoded by the coding sequence ATGATCGACGTCTACAGCTGGGCCACACCCAACGGGCACAAGGTTCACATCATGCTGGAGGAATGCGGACTGCCCTACCGCGTCCATGCCGTCAACATCGGCGCCGGCGACCAGTTCAAGCCCGAGTTCCTGAAGATCAGCCCGAACAACAAGATTCCGGCCATCGTCGACCAGGACGGGCCGGACGGCAAGCCGATCTCGCTGTTCGAGTCGGGGGCCATCCTGCTGTACCTCGCCGGCAAGACCGGCCAGTTCCTGCCCGAGGACGTGCGCGGCAAGTACGAGGTGCTGCAGTGGCTGATGTTCCAGATGGGCGGCGTCGGCCCGATGCTCGGCCAGACGCACCACTTCCGCATCTACGCGCCCGAGAAGATCGACTACGCGATCAACCGCTATACCAACGAGGCCAAGCGCCTGTATGGCGTGATCGACAAGCGCCTGTCGGAATCCAAGTACCTGGGCGGCCCCGACTACTCCATCGCCGACATCGCCACCTGGCCGTGGCTGCGCAGCTGGCAGAACCAGGGGATCGTGCTGTCGGATTATCCCAAGCTGCAGCGCTGGTTCGAGGCCATCGAGGCGCGCCCCGCCGTGCAGCGCGCGGTGAAGGTGCTGGCCAAGGAACGCTCGCCCCTGCAGGACGACAAGGAACGCGAGGTGCTGTTCGGCGCGACGCAATACCAGCGCCGCTAA
- a CDS encoding LysR family transcriptional regulator, producing MPSINIVHISRVDLNLFVVFDAIYTEGGITAAARTLNLTQPAVSHALGRLRELFDDPLFERRGQGMVPTPLARTLVAEVRAALQGFERTLREGTRFDPAASERRFTLSMRDALEATLLPPLMAAIAREAPRIDVTTVRGDRRQLEAELLAGTIDAAVDILLPVSPAIRHAPLLSDPMVVLARPGHPVTQGPLTLERYLAYEHVHVSSRRRGAGLEDVELRRLGRERRVRLRCQHYPAACRVVSCTDLLVTLPVRYARIANAPYGNVMLPLPFKVPPLELYLYWHANSDQDAAGRWLRDHVLAAMAGVAEDEAAAALAGGNG from the coding sequence TTGCCATCCATCAATATCGTGCATATTTCGCGGGTCGACCTCAACCTGTTCGTCGTCTTCGACGCCATCTACACCGAAGGCGGCATCACCGCGGCCGCGCGCACGCTCAACCTGACGCAGCCGGCCGTCAGCCACGCGCTGGGGCGGCTGCGCGAGCTGTTCGACGATCCGCTGTTCGAGCGGCGCGGGCAGGGCATGGTGCCGACGCCGCTGGCCCGCACGCTGGTCGCCGAGGTGCGCGCCGCGTTGCAGGGCTTCGAGCGCACGCTGCGCGAAGGCACGCGCTTCGATCCGGCCGCCAGCGAGCGCCGCTTCACGCTGTCGATGCGCGATGCGCTGGAGGCCACGCTGCTGCCGCCGCTGATGGCCGCCATCGCCCGCGAGGCGCCGCGCATCGATGTGACCACCGTGCGCGGCGACCGCCGCCAACTCGAAGCCGAACTGCTTGCCGGCACCATCGATGCGGCGGTCGACATCCTGCTGCCGGTGTCGCCGGCCATCCGCCACGCGCCCCTGCTGTCGGACCCGATGGTGGTGCTGGCGCGGCCCGGCCACCCGGTCACGCAGGGGCCGCTGACGCTGGAGCGCTACCTGGCCTACGAGCACGTGCATGTGTCATCGCGCCGGCGCGGCGCGGGGCTGGAGGACGTGGAGCTGCGCCGGCTCGGGCGCGAGCGGCGCGTGCGGCTGCGCTGCCAGCATTACCCGGCGGCGTGCCGCGTGGTCAGCTGCACCGACCTGCTGGTGACGCTGCCGGTGCGCTACGCGCGCATCGCCAACGCGCCGTACGGCAACGTGATGCTGCCGCTGCCGTTCAAGGTGCCGCCGCTGGAGCTCTACCTGTACTGGCACGCCAACAGCGACCAGGATGCCGCCGGCCGCTGGCTGCGCGATCACGTGCTCGCCGCGATGGCCGGCGTGGCCGAAGACGAGGCCGCCGCGGCGCTCGCCGGCGGGAACGGATAG